The following coding sequences lie in one Mycobacterium sp. Z3061 genomic window:
- the glgC gene encoding glucose-1-phosphate adenylyltransferase, protein MREAPHVLGIVLAGGEGKRLYPLTADRAKPAVPFGGAYRLIDFVLSNLVNARYLRICVLTQYKSHSLDRHISQNWRLSGLAGEYITPVPAQQRLGPRWYTGSADAIYQSLNLIHDEDPDYIVVFGADHVYRMDPEQMVRFHIDSGAGATVAGIRVPRTEATAFGCIDADESGRIRSFVEKPLDPPGTPDDPSSTFVSMGNYIFTTKVLIDAIRADADDDHSDHDMGGDIIPRLVEDGMAAVYDFSDNEVPGATDRDRAYWRDVGTLDAFYDAHMDLVSVHPVFNLYNKRWPIRGESENLAPAKFVNGGSAQESVVGAGSIISAASVRNSVLSSNVVVDDGAIVEGSVIMPGARVGRGAVVRHAILDKNVVVGPGEMVGVDLEKDRERFAISAGGVVAVGKGVWI, encoded by the coding sequence ATGAGGGAAGCGCCACACGTGCTCGGCATCGTGCTGGCCGGTGGCGAGGGCAAACGGCTTTATCCCCTGACCGCCGACCGCGCCAAGCCCGCGGTTCCCTTCGGCGGGGCCTACCGGCTGATCGACTTCGTGCTCTCCAACCTGGTCAACGCTCGCTACCTGCGGATTTGCGTGCTCACGCAGTACAAGTCGCACTCCCTGGACCGCCACATCTCCCAGAACTGGCGTTTGTCGGGTCTGGCCGGCGAGTACATCACCCCGGTTCCCGCCCAACAACGCCTCGGCCCGCGCTGGTACACCGGCTCGGCCGACGCCATCTACCAGTCGCTCAACCTGATCCACGACGAAGACCCGGACTACATCGTGGTGTTCGGCGCCGATCACGTTTACCGGATGGACCCCGAGCAAATGGTCCGGTTCCACATCGACAGCGGCGCCGGTGCGACCGTGGCGGGCATCCGGGTGCCGAGGACCGAAGCAACCGCCTTCGGTTGCATCGACGCAGACGAGTCGGGCCGGATCCGCAGCTTCGTGGAAAAGCCGCTCGACCCCCCGGGCACTCCCGACGACCCCTCCAGCACGTTCGTGTCGATGGGCAACTACATCTTCACCACCAAAGTGCTGATCGACGCGATTCGCGCGGACGCCGACGATGACCACTCCGACCACGACATGGGCGGCGACATCATCCCGCGCCTGGTGGAAGACGGGATGGCCGCCGTCTACGACTTCAGCGACAACGAGGTGCCGGGTGCGACCGACCGCGACCGGGCCTACTGGCGAGATGTGGGGACGCTGGACGCGTTCTACGATGCGCACATGGATCTGGTGTCCGTGCACCCGGTGTTCAACCTGTACAACAAACGCTGGCCGATCCGAGGGGAGTCGGAGAACCTGGCGCCGGCCAAGTTCGTCAACGGCGGCTCGGCACAGGAGTCCGTGGTGGGTGCCGGCAGCATCATCTCGGCGGCGTCGGTGCGCAACTCCGTGCTGTCGTCCAACGTCGTGGTCGACGACGGCGCGATCGTGGAGGGCAGCGTGATCATGCCGGGGGCGCGCGTGGGCCGTGGCGCGGTGGTCCGCCACGCGATCCTCGATAAGAACGTGGTCGTCGGGCCGGGCGAGATGGTCGGCGTCGATCTGGAGAAGGACCGGGAGCGTTTCGCGATCAGCGCCGGCGGTGTGGTGGCGGTCGGCAAGGGCGTCTGGATCTAG
- a CDS encoding glucosyl-3-phosphoglycerate synthase yields the protein MTASDLVAADLVGDLADRSWNRPRWTVDELVAAKAGRTISVVLPALNEEETVESVIDSISPLVDGLVDELIVLDSGSTDDTEIRAIAAGARVVSREQALPELPARPGKGEALWRSLAATSGDIVVFIDSDLIDPDPMFVPNLVGPLLTGDGIHLVKGFYRRPLKVGDASGDAGSTGGGRVTELVARPLLAALRPELGWVLQPLGGEYAASRELLMSLPFAPGYGVEIGLLVDTFDRLGLDAIAQVNLGVRAHRNRPLEELGVMSRQVIATLLTRCGIPDSGVGLTQFFPAGDGYTQHTLPVSLADRPPMSVLRPC from the coding sequence ATGACAGCATCCGATCTGGTCGCGGCAGACCTGGTCGGCGACCTCGCCGACCGGAGCTGGAACCGGCCACGCTGGACTGTCGACGAACTCGTCGCCGCCAAGGCGGGCCGGACGATCTCGGTGGTGCTGCCTGCCCTCAACGAGGAAGAAACCGTCGAATCGGTGATCGACAGCATCTCGCCGCTGGTTGACGGGCTGGTCGACGAACTGATCGTGCTGGACTCGGGATCCACCGATGACACCGAGATCCGCGCCATCGCCGCCGGTGCCCGAGTCGTGAGTCGTGAGCAGGCGCTACCCGAGCTTCCGGCGCGACCGGGCAAGGGCGAGGCGTTGTGGCGGTCGCTGGCGGCCACCAGCGGGGACATCGTGGTGTTCATCGACTCCGACCTGATCGACCCGGACCCGATGTTCGTGCCGAACCTGGTCGGCCCGCTGCTCACCGGCGACGGCATTCACCTGGTCAAGGGCTTCTACCGGCGGCCGTTGAAGGTCGGCGACGCGAGCGGCGACGCGGGCTCCACCGGCGGTGGCCGGGTCACCGAGCTGGTGGCGCGGCCGCTGCTGGCAGCGCTGCGCCCAGAGTTGGGCTGGGTGCTGCAGCCGCTGGGCGGGGAATACGCAGCCAGCCGGGAATTGCTGATGTCGCTGCCGTTCGCGCCCGGTTACGGCGTGGAGATCGGCTTGTTGGTCGACACCTTCGATCGGCTGGGCCTGGACGCGATCGCCCAGGTCAACCTGGGTGTGCGAGCCCACCGCAACCGGCCGTTGGAGGAGTTGGGCGTCATGAGCCGGCAGGTGATCGCGACGTTGCTGACGCGCTGCGGCATTCCCGACTCGGGTGTCGGGTTGACCCAGTTCTTTCCGGCCGGCGACGGCTACACCCAGCACACCTTGCCCGTGTCGTTGGCCGATCGCCCCCCGATGAGTGTGCTCAGACCTTGCTGA
- a CDS encoding ABC transporter ATP-binding protein, whose protein sequence is MTSNHQAPIDIRGLTKNFGNVRALDGLDLTVHEGEVHGFLGPNGAGKSTTIRILLGVVKADGGSVRLLGGDPWVSAVQLHRQIAYVPGDVTLWPSLTGGETIDLLARMRGGIDQGLRAELIERFEFDPTKKVRTYSKGNRQKVSLISAFSSRASLLLLDEPTSGLDPLMENVFQQCVAEASDRGVTVLLSSHILAETEALCKRVTIIQAGRTVESGSLESMRHLSRTSIKAELARDPGDLTRIKGVADVSIEGNTVRAQVDSDSLGELIRALGDAGVRSLVSQPPSLEELFMRHYSTNGARNAKEVATR, encoded by the coding sequence ATGACAAGTAATCACCAGGCGCCCATCGATATTCGTGGTCTCACCAAGAATTTCGGCAATGTCCGGGCGCTCGACGGCCTCGATCTCACCGTGCACGAGGGGGAAGTGCACGGCTTCCTCGGCCCCAACGGCGCCGGCAAGTCGACGACCATCCGCATCCTGCTCGGCGTGGTCAAGGCCGACGGCGGCAGCGTGCGACTGCTGGGCGGCGACCCGTGGGTCAGCGCCGTCCAGCTGCACCGCCAGATCGCTTATGTGCCAGGTGATGTCACGCTGTGGCCGTCACTGACCGGCGGCGAGACCATTGACCTGCTGGCCCGCATGCGGGGTGGTATCGACCAGGGGCTGCGGGCGGAACTGATCGAACGCTTCGAGTTCGACCCGACCAAAAAGGTGCGCACCTACTCCAAAGGCAACCGCCAGAAGGTTTCCCTGATCTCCGCGTTTTCGTCGCGGGCCAGCCTGCTACTGCTCGACGAGCCGACCAGCGGACTGGACCCGTTGATGGAGAACGTGTTTCAGCAGTGCGTCGCCGAGGCTTCCGACCGTGGTGTGACCGTACTGCTGTCCAGTCACATCCTGGCCGAGACGGAAGCGCTGTGTAAGCGGGTGACCATCATCCAGGCGGGCAGAACCGTCGAGAGCGGTTCACTGGAATCCATGCGCCATCTCAGCCGAACCTCGATCAAGGCCGAATTGGCGCGCGATCCGGGCGATCTCACCCGGATCAAGGGCGTCGCCGATGTCAGCATCGAAGGCAACACGGTGCGCGCTCAGGTCGACAGCGACAGTCTCGGGGAATTGATCCGGGCGCTCGGCGACGCGGGAGTGCGCAGCCTGGTCAGCCAGCCCCCCTCGCTGGAGGAGCTGTTCATGCGCCACTACAGCACCAACGGCGCTCGCAATGCGAAAGAGGTGGCGACGCGATGA
- a CDS encoding DivIVA domain-containing protein — protein sequence MALVLLYLVVLTLVAVVLFGVASLLFGRGEQLPPLPRATTATVLPAYGVTAADVEAVKFTQVLRGYKTSEVDWVLDRLGREIETLRGQVAALQSSGIEAPPADDVNEAEVSDVDAVAVDRSGPT from the coding sequence GTGGCGCTGGTATTGCTGTACCTGGTGGTTCTGACCCTGGTGGCGGTCGTTTTGTTCGGCGTGGCAAGCCTGTTGTTCGGCCGCGGAGAACAGTTGCCGCCCCTGCCGCGCGCGACGACGGCGACGGTATTGCCCGCTTACGGCGTCACGGCGGCCGACGTCGAGGCCGTCAAATTCACACAGGTGCTGCGCGGGTACAAGACCAGCGAGGTCGACTGGGTGCTGGACCGCCTGGGTCGCGAGATCGAGACGCTGCGTGGCCAGGTTGCCGCTCTCCAATCGTCCGGGATAGAGGCGCCCCCGGCCGATGACGTCAACGAGGCCGAGGTATCCGACGTCGACGCCGTCGCGGTCGATCGGTCCGGCCCCACGTGA
- a CDS encoding TetR family transcriptional regulator encodes MRSADLTAVARIRDAAIEQFGEHGFGVGLRSIAEAAGVSAALVIHHFGSKDGLRKACDEFVAEEIRSGKSETIQSRDPATWLGQMAEIESYAPLMAYLVRSMQSGGELAKMLWQNMIDNVEAYMEEGVQAGTVKPSRDPHARARYLAITGGGGFLLYLQMHETPNDLRAVLRDYASDMVLPALEVYSEGLLTERTMYDAFLAKENQGGSHDK; translated from the coding sequence GTGGCCCGGATCCGCGATGCGGCCATCGAGCAGTTCGGCGAGCACGGCTTCGGCGTCGGACTACGCAGCATCGCCGAGGCTGCCGGGGTAAGCGCCGCACTGGTCATCCACCACTTCGGGTCCAAGGACGGCCTGCGCAAGGCCTGCGACGAATTCGTGGCCGAGGAGATCCGCTCCGGCAAGTCCGAGACGATCCAGTCCCGAGATCCGGCCACCTGGCTGGGCCAGATGGCCGAAATCGAGTCGTACGCGCCACTGATGGCCTACCTGGTACGCAGCATGCAGTCCGGTGGCGAACTGGCGAAAATGTTGTGGCAGAACATGATTGACAATGTCGAGGCATACATGGAGGAGGGGGTGCAAGCCGGCACCGTCAAGCCCAGCCGCGACCCCCACGCCCGAGCCAGGTATCTGGCCATCACCGGGGGCGGCGGCTTCCTGCTCTACCTGCAAATGCACGAGACACCAAACGATTTGCGCGCAGTCCTGCGCGACTACGCCAGTGACATGGTGTTGCCCGCCCTCGAGGTCTATTCCGAGGGCCTGCTGACCGAACGCACCATGTACGACGCGTTTCTCGCCAAAGAGAACCAAGGAGGGTCACATGACAAGTAA
- a CDS encoding DUF3117 domain-containing protein: MAAMKPRTGDGPLEATKEGRGIVMRVPLEGGGRLVVELTPDEAAALGDELKGVTS, from the coding sequence ATGGCGGCGATGAAGCCCCGGACCGGTGACGGTCCACTAGAAGCAACCAAAGAGGGGCGCGGCATCGTGATGCGGGTACCACTTGAAGGCGGCGGTCGTTTGGTGGTCGAACTGACGCCGGACGAGGCCGCCGCACTGGGCGACGAACTGAAGGGCGTCACCAGCTAA
- a CDS encoding ABC transporter permease, producing the protein MSTALLDRPAPAPQRSSNFTGTRGLLRLYLRRDRVTLPLWVLLLSVPLASVYIGSIEKIYSSDAERAGFAATIMASPAQRALYGQVYNSSLGAVGIWKAGMFHMLIAVAVILTVIRHTRADEETGRAELIDSTAVGRYASLTAALLLSFGASVTTGLIGAAGLLTTDVPPGGSLAFCAALAGSGLVFTAVAAVAAQLSPSARVARGFAFAVLGIAFTLRAVGDAGSGALSWLSPLGWSLQVRPYAGDHWWVLLMHLATTVVLTAVAFRLLAGRDVGAGLFAERSGRDTASAALGGVLGLAWRLDRGALVVWTVGLVLYGLLIGSVTYGIGDELGGAAGRDILARLGGTSALEQGFITVGFGMLGMIAAAFAVSLSLRIHQEETSQRAETLLAGSVSRSRLLGSHLLMALGGSTCAILLSGLAGGLAYGMAAGDVMGKLPSVVGTAAVQLPAVWLLSAVTVVLFGLTPRFTPVAWGVLVAFVALYLLGSLSGSPQWLLDLEPFGHTPRIGDDFTAVPLLWLLALDFALIALGVMAFRRRDLRS; encoded by the coding sequence ATGAGCACCGCGCTTCTGGATCGGCCCGCCCCTGCGCCGCAACGTAGTTCGAATTTCACGGGGACGCGGGGGTTGCTGCGGCTCTACCTGCGCCGCGACCGGGTCACCTTGCCGCTCTGGGTGCTCCTGCTGTCGGTGCCGCTGGCAAGCGTGTACATCGGCAGCATCGAGAAAATCTACTCCAGCGACGCCGAGCGGGCCGGTTTCGCGGCCACCATCATGGCCAGTCCGGCGCAGCGGGCGCTTTACGGCCAGGTCTACAACAGCAGCCTCGGCGCCGTCGGCATCTGGAAAGCCGGGATGTTTCACATGCTGATCGCGGTCGCGGTCATTCTCACGGTCATTCGACACACCCGGGCCGACGAGGAAACCGGGCGCGCCGAACTGATCGATTCCACCGCCGTCGGTCGCTACGCCAGCCTCACCGCCGCGCTGCTGCTGTCGTTCGGGGCCTCGGTGACTACCGGGCTGATCGGCGCTGCGGGCCTACTCACCACCGACGTTCCGCCGGGTGGGTCGCTGGCCTTCTGCGCGGCGCTGGCCGGCTCCGGGCTGGTGTTCACGGCGGTGGCGGCGGTGGCCGCGCAACTGTCACCCAGTGCCCGGGTCGCGCGCGGATTCGCTTTCGCGGTACTGGGTATCGCGTTCACCCTGCGCGCGGTCGGCGACGCCGGCTCTGGCGCCCTGTCGTGGCTGTCCCCGCTGGGGTGGTCGCTGCAGGTGCGCCCGTATGCCGGGGATCACTGGTGGGTGTTGTTGATGCACCTGGCGACGACGGTGGTGCTGACTGCCGTGGCGTTCCGGCTGCTGGCAGGCCGTGACGTCGGCGCCGGACTGTTCGCCGAACGCAGCGGACGCGATACCGCGTCGGCGGCGCTCGGTGGTGTGCTCGGCCTGGCCTGGCGCCTTGACCGTGGCGCGCTGGTGGTCTGGACGGTGGGACTGGTGCTGTACGGACTGCTGATCGGCAGCGTCACGTACGGCATCGGGGACGAGCTGGGCGGCGCGGCCGGGCGGGACATCCTTGCGAGATTGGGTGGAACCAGTGCCCTGGAACAGGGATTCATCACCGTGGGGTTCGGCATGCTCGGCATGATCGCGGCCGCGTTCGCGGTCTCGTTGTCACTGCGGATACATCAGGAGGAGACCAGCCAGCGTGCGGAAACCCTGCTGGCCGGGTCGGTTTCCCGGTCCCGCCTGCTGGGGAGCCATCTGCTGATGGCGCTGGGCGGGTCGACGTGTGCCATCCTGCTGTCCGGGTTGGCCGGCGGACTGGCCTACGGCATGGCCGCCGGCGACGTGATGGGTAAGTTGCCCTCCGTCGTGGGTACTGCGGCCGTGCAGCTACCCGCGGTGTGGCTGCTGTCGGCCGTGACGGTTGTCTTGTTCGGCTTAACACCGCGATTCACACCCGTCGCGTGGGGCGTGCTGGTGGCATTCGTGGCGCTGTACCTGCTCGGCTCTCTGTCGGGATCACCGCAGTGGCTGCTCGACCTCGAACCGTTCGGGCACACCCCGCGTATCGGCGACGATTTCACCGCGGTGCCGCTGCTGTGGTTGCTGGCCCTGGATTTCGCGTTGATTGCGTTGGGCGTCATGGCTTTCCGCCGCCGGGACTTACGGTCGTGA
- the glgA gene encoding glycogen synthase — protein MRVAMMTREYPPEVYGGAGVHVTELVSQLRRLCAVDVHCMGVDRPGAVAHQPDPRLRAANAALSTLSADLVMANAVNAATVVHSHTWYTGMAGHLAKLLYDVPHVLTAHSLEPMRPWKAEQLGGGYHVSSWVEQTATLAADAVIAVSSGMRDDILRVYPTLDPNAVHVIRNGIDTEFWHPAGPVHTGSVLAEHGVDPNRPIVAFVGRITRQKGVPHLVAAAHQFSPDVQLVLCAGAPDTPEIAEEVRSAVARLERSRTGVFWIRDMLHKTKLREILTAANVFVCPSVYEPLGIVNLEAMACGTAVVASDVGGIPEVVADGVTGSLVHYDADYPEAFEARLAEAVNALVADPVKAQQYGHAGRQRCIEEFSWAHIAEQTLDIYRKVCA, from the coding sequence ATGCGCGTGGCGATGATGACTCGGGAATACCCTCCGGAGGTCTACGGCGGAGCCGGCGTACACGTTACCGAACTGGTCTCCCAATTGCGCCGGCTGTGCGCGGTCGACGTGCACTGCATGGGAGTCGACCGCCCGGGAGCCGTCGCCCACCAGCCCGACCCCCGCCTGCGTGCTGCCAACGCCGCACTGTCCACCCTGTCGGCAGACCTGGTGATGGCCAACGCCGTCAACGCGGCGACCGTCGTGCATTCGCACACCTGGTACACCGGAATGGCCGGACACCTGGCCAAGCTGCTCTACGACGTCCCCCACGTGCTGACCGCACATTCGCTGGAACCCATGCGGCCATGGAAGGCCGAGCAACTCGGCGGGGGCTATCACGTGTCCTCCTGGGTCGAACAGACCGCGACGCTGGCCGCCGACGCGGTCATCGCCGTCAGCTCCGGCATGCGCGACGACATCCTGCGGGTCTACCCCACGCTGGACCCGAACGCGGTGCACGTGATCCGCAACGGAATCGACACCGAGTTCTGGCACCCGGCCGGCCCCGTCCATACCGGTTCAGTCCTGGCAGAACACGGCGTCGACCCGAACCGTCCCATCGTCGCTTTCGTCGGGCGCATCACCCGCCAGAAGGGCGTCCCACACCTGGTCGCGGCCGCTCACCAGTTCAGCCCGGACGTCCAGCTGGTGCTGTGCGCCGGGGCGCCCGACACCCCCGAGATCGCGGAGGAGGTGCGCTCGGCGGTCGCCAGACTCGAGCGCAGCCGCACTGGCGTGTTCTGGATTCGCGATATGCTCCACAAGACAAAGTTGCGCGAAATACTCACCGCTGCAAATGTTTTCGTGTGCCCTTCGGTGTACGAGCCGTTGGGCATCGTCAACCTGGAAGCAATGGCGTGCGGGACGGCGGTGGTGGCCTCCGACGTCGGCGGCATCCCCGAGGTGGTCGCCGACGGCGTCACCGGGTCATTGGTGCATTACGACGCCGACTACCCGGAGGCCTTCGAGGCAAGGTTGGCCGAGGCCGTCAACGCTCTGGTCGCCGACCCCGTAAAGGCGCAACAGTACGGCCACGCGGGACGACAACGCTGTATCGAGGAATTCTCGTGGGCACACATCGCCGAGCAGACGCTGGACATCTACCGGAAGGTGTGTGCCTGA
- a CDS encoding isoprenylcysteine carboxylmethyltransferase family protein, with the protein MKTALKIVASLLYGVVLYSVLVFVPAGTLHYWQGWAFVAIAMGLTTVSTVCLAVTNPAALRRRMRAGPRAEGRTVQKVLITLLFATSMGVMAFSAFDHRMGWSPVPVWVNVIGDVMIAVGLSSALLVVVQNSYAAATIAVEQGQTLTSDGLYGLVRHPMYSGSLIMMFGIPFALGSYWGLLIVLAGVVVLVLRILDEEKLLATELAGYREYTQQVRYRLVPYVW; encoded by the coding sequence GTGAAAACAGCGCTGAAGATCGTCGCGTCCCTGCTGTACGGGGTCGTGCTGTACAGCGTGCTGGTGTTCGTGCCGGCCGGGACCCTGCACTATTGGCAGGGGTGGGCGTTCGTCGCCATCGCGATGGGCCTGACGACGGTCTCCACCGTCTGCCTGGCCGTCACCAACCCGGCCGCGCTGCGGCGACGGATGCGGGCCGGGCCGCGCGCGGAGGGCAGAACCGTCCAGAAGGTGCTCATCACCCTCTTGTTCGCGACGTCCATGGGCGTGATGGCATTCAGCGCGTTCGACCACCGGATGGGATGGTCCCCGGTCCCGGTGTGGGTGAACGTGATCGGGGACGTGATGATCGCGGTCGGGCTGAGCTCGGCCCTGCTCGTCGTCGTCCAAAACAGTTATGCCGCAGCGACGATCGCGGTCGAACAGGGGCAGACGTTGACCTCCGACGGCCTGTACGGGTTGGTCCGGCACCCGATGTACAGCGGGTCGCTGATCATGATGTTCGGCATCCCATTCGCGCTCGGTTCTTACTGGGGCCTGTTGATCGTCCTCGCGGGTGTCGTCGTGCTGGTGTTGCGGATCCTCGACGAGGAAAAGTTGCTCGCCACCGAGCTCGCGGGGTACCGCGAATACACCCAGCAGGTGCGTTACCGCCTAGTCCCGTACGTCTGGTAG
- a CDS encoding CocE/NonD family hydrolase: MARDPAPALDRPWRRPGAARYALERVRSIARPPVTVTEPSPDVIADRDVEVPTRDGTVLRINVFHKGERAPRPVVLSIHPYGKDDLPRRRRSRWTFSPQFRALRQPGPLTFSALTGWEAPDPAWWAEQGFAVVNADARGCGRSDGTGKLLSQQEAEDTYDLVQWIADQPWSDGRVVMLGVSYLAISQYAVAALRPPALRAICPWEGLTDAYRDLTFPGGIREFGFTRLWSYGMSRTRQTYSLKGLQEEHPLRDDAWRAMTPDLPAITAPMLVCGSFSDNNLHTRGSMRAFTQVGSSFTRLYTHRGGKWCEFYSQDAREEQLRFFRTALDGAPASRSVRLEVREDRDTVVSVREEDEWPLARTRWRRLYLAGAAVLATEPPAAAGSITFQTHSRAAAFNWTAPQDIELTGPMMARLWVQLDGFDDAHIFVGVEKWRDGSYVGFEGSYGYGRDRVTTGWQRVSLRALDTQLSKPWEPVPSCDRPQPVRPGEVIALDVALGPSATLFRAGEQLRLVVAGRWLSPRNPLTGQFPAAYPDPPRGLVTLRWGPRYDAHLLIPEIP, from the coding sequence GTGGCTCGCGACCCGGCACCCGCTCTCGACCGGCCCTGGCGGCGGCCCGGCGCAGCGAGGTACGCGCTGGAACGGGTTCGCAGCATCGCCCGGCCGCCGGTCACCGTGACCGAACCCTCGCCGGACGTCATTGCCGACCGCGACGTCGAAGTACCCACCCGCGACGGAACCGTGTTGCGGATCAACGTCTTTCACAAGGGTGAACGCGCACCGCGGCCGGTGGTCCTGAGCATCCACCCGTACGGCAAAGACGATCTGCCCCGACGCCGGCGCAGCCGCTGGACGTTCTCCCCGCAGTTCCGCGCGCTGCGCCAGCCCGGACCGCTGACCTTTTCGGCCCTGACCGGTTGGGAGGCGCCCGATCCGGCGTGGTGGGCCGAGCAGGGTTTCGCCGTCGTCAACGCCGACGCACGCGGCTGCGGGCGCTCGGACGGCACCGGCAAGCTGTTGTCCCAGCAGGAGGCCGAGGACACCTACGACCTGGTGCAGTGGATTGCCGACCAACCGTGGAGCGACGGCCGAGTCGTCATGCTGGGCGTCTCGTACCTGGCCATCAGCCAGTACGCCGTCGCCGCCCTGCGACCGCCGGCCCTGCGCGCGATCTGCCCGTGGGAAGGCCTTACCGATGCCTACCGCGACCTGACGTTCCCCGGCGGCATCCGGGAGTTCGGCTTCACCAGATTGTGGTCGTACGGCATGAGTCGGACCCGCCAGACGTACAGCCTGAAGGGACTGCAGGAAGAACATCCGCTGCGCGACGACGCGTGGCGAGCGATGACACCCGATCTGCCGGCGATCACGGCGCCGATGCTGGTGTGTGGCAGTTTCTCGGACAACAACCTGCACACCCGCGGTTCGATGCGGGCATTCACCCAGGTCGGTTCGAGCTTCACGCGGTTGTACACCCACCGCGGCGGGAAATGGTGCGAGTTCTACTCCCAGGACGCACGGGAGGAGCAGCTGCGATTTTTCCGGACCGCGCTGGACGGCGCACCAGCGTCCCGCAGCGTGCGCCTGGAAGTGCGCGAGGACCGCGACACCGTCGTCTCGGTCCGGGAGGAGGACGAGTGGCCGCTCGCCCGAACCCGCTGGCGCCGGCTGTATCTGGCGGGTGCCGCAGTGCTGGCGACCGAGCCGCCGGCCGCAGCGGGCAGCATCACCTTCCAAACCCATTCTCGTGCAGCGGCTTTCAACTGGACGGCTCCGCAGGACATCGAGTTGACCGGCCCGATGATGGCGCGGCTGTGGGTCCAGCTGGACGGCTTCGACGATGCGCACATCTTCGTCGGGGTCGAAAAGTGGCGTGACGGAAGCTATGTCGGGTTCGAAGGGTCCTACGGTTACGGCCGAGACCGGGTCACCACCGGCTGGCAGCGGGTGTCGCTGCGGGCGCTGGACACCCAGCTTTCCAAGCCGTGGGAGCCGGTCCCGTCGTGTGACCGCCCGCAGCCGGTACGCCCGGGCGAGGTGATTGCACTGGACGTGGCGTTGGGTCCGTCGGCGACGCTGTTCCGCGCGGGTGAACAGTTGCGCCTGGTGGTGGCTGGGCGCTGGCTGTCGCCCCGGAACCCGCTCACCGGCCAGTTCCCGGCGGCCTACCCGGACCCGCCGCGTGGGCTGGTGACGTTGCGTTGGGGCCCGCGCTATGACGCGCATCTGCTGATCCCCGAGATCCCCTAG
- a CDS encoding DNA-3-methyladenine glycosylase I, with translation MSDDGLVRCGWAVVRPGPDADLYRNYHDQEWGRPLTDGTALFERMSLEAFQSGLSWLIILRKRENFRRAFHGFDVEQVAHFTDADVQRLLADDGIVRNRAKIESTVANARAVLDLGSPQDLSELLWSFAPPTRPRFADLSEIPSTSPESKAMARELKRRGFRFVGPTTAYALMQATGMVDDHISACWVPPSGAGRAS, from the coding sequence ATGAGTGACGACGGTCTGGTTCGCTGCGGCTGGGCCGTCGTTCGACCCGGGCCCGATGCCGACCTTTACCGCAATTATCACGATCAGGAGTGGGGTCGACCACTCACAGACGGCACCGCGTTGTTCGAGCGGATGAGCCTGGAGGCATTCCAGAGCGGACTGTCGTGGCTGATCATTTTGCGCAAGCGGGAAAATTTCCGCCGGGCGTTCCACGGCTTCGACGTCGAGCAGGTCGCCCACTTCACCGATGCGGACGTGCAGCGCCTGCTGGCCGACGACGGCATCGTGCGCAACCGGGCCAAAATCGAATCGACGGTTGCCAACGCGCGCGCCGTACTGGACCTGGGGTCGCCGCAGGATTTGTCTGAGTTGCTGTGGTCGTTTGCGCCGCCTACACGTCCCAGGTTTGCTGACTTGTCCGAAATACCTTCCACCAGCCCGGAATCCAAGGCCATGGCCCGTGAGCTGAAGCGCCGAGGTTTCCGCTTCGTGGGACCGACCACCGCCTATGCGCTGATGCAGGCCACCGGCATGGTCGACGATCACATCAGCGCTTGCTGGGTCCCGCCGAGCGGTGCCGGGCGGGCTTCTTAG